In Clostridium thermosuccinogenes, the genomic stretch TAAGAATCGATATCGCTGGAACCATAGAGTCCATAAGCCAGATAAATAAAGAGGTGTTATACAAATGCTATAATACTTTCTACCACCCTTCCAACATGGTGATACTGGTAGTCGGGGACGTGGACCACGAAAAGGTCTTTGAACAGGTGGAGGAAAGCATAAAGATCAAGCAGGAAAAGCCGGAAATCAAAAGAATATTCCCGGAAGAACCCGATACGGTATTCAAAAACTATGTGGAAGCAAAGCTGGCAGTGGCAACACCAATTTTCCAGGCGGGTTTTAGGGATAATATATCTGAAGTGAAGGGTATTGAGGCTCTAAGGCGTGAGGTGGCGGTAAAGATACTGCTCAACATGATAATGGGGCGCAGCTCGGCTCTTTATAACGAGTTATACAACGAAGGATTGATAAACAGCACCTTTGACTATGATTATACAATAGAGGAAAGCTATGCCTATTCCATGTTTGGAGGGGAATCGCCGGACCCTGAAAAAGTAAGGGACAGAATTGTGCAGGCCATAAAAGATATCCAAAGAAACGGTCTGGACAGAAACAGCTATGACAGGATTAGAAAGGCTATGACAGGAAGGTTCCTTAAGCAGCTTAACTCTGTGGAAAGGATTTCCCATACTTTCATGTCGGTATATTTTAAAGGAGTTACCATATTTGACTATTTCGATGTTTATGATAAAATTACGTTTGAATATGTAAATAGCACATTTGCCGAACATTTTAACCTTGATAACCTGGCGTTATCGGTTATAAAACCGGCTTAGGGGGACTGTAGGAATGATAGAATTTCCAAAGCTTGGCCTGAGGTTCGAAATTGATAGAGTTGCTTTCGTAATATTTGAACAGGAAATTTACTGGTATGGGATTTTAATTGCGGCAGCGTTTATGACAGCTATTCTGCTCGCGTTGAGGGAGTGCAGCAAATTTGGGATTGAGCAGGATACTATAATAGACCTGGTGTTGTTCATAGTGCCTTCGGCAATAGTCGGAGCGAGACTGTATTATGTCATATTTGCATGGGACGAGTTTAAAGATAACATCTGGTCTGTTTTCAACACCCGCCGGGGAGGCCTGGCGCTGTACGGAGGAGTTATAGCTTCGCTTCTGGTGGCATATCTCTTTGCCCGGTGGAAGAAGATAAAAGTATGGAAGCTGATGGATTTCGGCGTGGTCTATATACCAATTGGACAGGCAATAGGGCGCTGGGGAAACTTTGTCAACCAGGAGGCATTCGGTACCAATACCACGCTCCCCTGGGGCATGACCGGAGATGAAATCAGAGAACAGCTTTCGTATATGAAGCTGGACGGAATGAATGTAAACCCGGATTTGCCGGTACATCCTACATTTTTGTATGAGTCCTTGTGGAATATAGGAGTGTTTATATTCCTGCACTGGTACAGAAATAGGAAAAAAGCGGACGGTGAGGTTATATTCCTCTATTTGATACTATACGGCCTTGGGAGGTTCTGGATAGAAGGCTTGCGTACCGATAGCCTTATGTTGGGAAATATCAGGATATCTCAACTTCTATCCCTGATATTCGTAGTTGTATTCAGCTTCCTGCTTTACTTTAGAAGAAAAAAAGCTTCTGACATCAATGATGACGGTGCAGTTGCGTATTCCAGCGAATACGGGAATATTCTTAAGAAAATGAAGGAAGAAGAAGAGATGGAAGCTGCTAGAGCTGAAGGAGCAGCACAATCATCCGACGGGGAGGGACCGGCCATGATGACGGAATCCGCCGCGGAGGGAGAGTCTTCGGATACTGTGCAGGAAGATGGTGGCATGGAGGATAATTCCGAGATTAATGATATCGAAGACCAAATGACCAGCATAAATAATTCCGGCAGTGGAGATGATAAGAAAACAGAGGTATAGAAACTTTTTACAAAAGATAATAATGGTGGTGGTACAGAATATGATCAAATCTGAGATTGAGGCACTGAAACGTGAGTTGAACTGCAGAATCAACGAGGGGGCAGATTTCAACGACGTGTATGAGCTCAGTGTGAAGCTGGACAAATTGATCCTGCAATACTATAAGGAGCGTGGCATCAACAGGCAGCTAATCTGAGTTTGCCCACCAACCCTGACCTTTGCCAAAAGCCAACATCAAGTTGACATAGGCAGAAGGTACACATATAATTAAGTTAAATGTATTAATCAACAGGCTCTTTTATTAAAGAGCCTGTTTGATATTTGGATGAGTTGAAGCATAGGAGAGATTTATGTATTTTGTTGAAAAGACCAAGGGAATGAATATTTTCAAGCAGTATGATTACCTGCTGTTTATAACTGTTTTGCTGCTATCCGCCATGGGACTGGTTATACTGCGAAGTGCCACCCTTACGATGAACGGTGGGGACAAAATGGTGATTAAGCAAGCTTTGTTCATAGTTGTCGGAGTGGTAGCAGCGGTAATAATCAGCATTATTGATTATAAGGATTTGAAGGTATTGGGAATACCCCTTTATATATTAAGTGTGGCACTGCTCGTTTATACGTATTTTAGAGGTGTAGGAAAGGAAACCTGGGGAAGCAACAGCTGGATAGATATAGGTGGTTTTTTCAGTTTCCAGCCTTCGGAGATAGCCAAAATAAGCGTAATTATTATGGCATCCATATTTCTGGAGAGGATCAAGGAAGGACAGGATGTCGGGAAGAACATAGCCAAGCTTATTTTCTATTTCTCAGTTCCGGTGGGCTTGGTAGTCATTCAGCCTGACTACGGAACAACAATAGTCTTCATGTTTATTATTTTTGTGATGATATTTGTGTGTGGGTTTCCATACAAATATATATTGGGTGCAATTGTCGCACTAATTCCCACAAGCCTGTTTACATGGTTTTTCCTGCTCAATGACAACCGGCGGGAAAGAATCCTTGTGTTTCTGGACCCCAGCAGAGATCCCCAGGGAGCAGGATGGCAGGTAAGATACGCCATCAGAGCTGTAGGATCGGGGCAGATCTTTGGCAAAGGCTTGTTCAAAGGCGTACTTAACCGCAGGAACATGGTTCCGGTTAAGGAATCCGACTCAATTTTTGCTGTTGTGGGGGAAGAGCTTGGTTTTGTAGGCTCAATGATCTTGCTGATACTTATATTTATTATCCTCATGCGGTGTATATATATTGCAAAGAATTCCCGGGATTTGTTTGGTTCGTTTTTAACCATAGGTATAATGGGAATGCTGGGATTCCACTTTATTCAGAATATCGGCATGAATATAGGACTTCTGCCTTTGACAGGCATACCTCTTCCTTTTGTTAGTCAGGGGGGAAGCGCCATGCTGACCAACTTTGCCGCAGTAGGCATTCTATTAAGCGTATCGATGCGAAGGAAAAAAGCTATATTCAACAGCTCACAATAAAGAATAGGGAATGAAGAGGCGTTTATGATGCCTCTTTTTTTATCTCCAAAATACATATCCCCTATAGGTCTTATTACCTATCTTAGAAAATTTATGCCCAAAAATAGTAAATTAATCTTGATTATTTCTAGGATATACAATAAAATAACAATTAGAAGTGGGACAAAGTGGAGGAAAGTGGTGGTAAAAATATAAGATGTGGGGTGAAATAGTTGTTCTATGGTGAATACCAGCATGCGGTTGACCCTAAAGGACGGGTGATCATACCTTCAAAATTTAGGGAAGGCCTTGGTGAGAAGTTCATAGTGACCAAGGGCTTGGATAACTGTCTGTTTGCGTATTCCACCGAAGAATGGAGCAACTTGGAAGCCAAACTAAAAGCACTACCCTTCACGGATAAGGATGTAAGAGCCTTCGTCAGATTTTTCTTTGCCGGAGCCTGCGAGTGTGAGCTGGACAAGCAGGGAAGAATTCTGATACCACAAAATTTGCGGGAATATGCCGGTTTGGAAAAGGATGTTTATATCATAGGCGTTTCGACAAGAGTGGAGATTTGGGATAAGAATAAATGGGAAAGCTATAGTGGGGATGATAATATGAGCGCCGACAAAATAGCGGAGAAGATGGCTATGCTGGGAATATGATTTTCCCGGCCGGTGTTATGAATCCTGTGAAGGCGAAAATTCTAGCTTTCACCATGAAATTCGAATTTTAGTCTTGTATGAGGTGCCCGATGGAATTTAATCACAAACCGGTTTTACTGGAAGAATGTATTGAAAATCTGAATATCAAACAGGATGGAATTTATATAGATGGTACTCTGGGTGGCGCAGGCCATTCCAGTGAAATTTATAAAAGGTTAGGCAAGGATGGCGTATTGATAGGCATAGATCAGGACTCATACGCCATAGAAGCTTCAAGGGAAAGACTGAGCAGCATTGGCGGACAAGCAAGGATAATCCTTGAAAATACCAACTTTAAGAACATTAAGGAAGTCTGCCGGAAACACAATATCGAATATGTTGATGGTATACTCTTTGATTTGGGTGTTTCATCCTACCAGTTGGACGAAGGAGAAAGAGGATTCAGCTACCAGAAGGATGCTCCTTTGGATATGAGGATGGACCGTCGCCAGGCTCTGGATGCCGGAACTGTTGTAAACGAATATGATGAGGACGCCATAAAGAGAATAATCCGGGATTACGGAGAAGAACGCTGGGCTGCAAGGATAGCTTCGTTTATAGTAAAGGCCAGGAAGGAAAAGAGGATAGAAACCACCGGGGAACTGGTGGACATAATTAAAGCAGCCATTCCGAGCTCTGCTCGAAGGGAAGGCCCACATCCGGCAAAGAGAACTTTCCAGGCGATAAGAATTGAGGTAAACAACGAGCTGGGAATTTTAAGGCAGGCAATCGACGACGCCATATCATTGCTGAGGCCGGAAGGAAGGCTATGTATAATAACCTTTCATTCCCTGGAAGACAGGATTGTAAAGGAAGAGTTTCAAAGAAAAGTGAAGCCATGCACCTGCCCTCCGAGTTTTCCGGTATGTGTGTGTGGCAAAGTTCCTGAGGCGGAGTTGGTTTTCAGAAAGCCGATATTGCCGTCCATCAGGGAATTGGAAGATAATCCAAGGGCAAGAAGTGCAAAGCTTAGGGTCATAAAAAAGATCAATAATCCAAAACAGTAGTTTTGGTTATTTATACAAAAGAATTTGATATACAGAAGACAAATGCGCATATACGGCTGCGCAAGGGAAAGCAAAAGAAAAAGACAAAGTAGGATTTACCAAA encodes the following:
- the yfmH gene encoding EF-P 5-aminopentanol modification-associated protein YfmH; this translates as MDIKTIRFEKINEIMHMHEHSSGLKAFVIPKKGYSKKYATFATHYGSINNEFVVPGEKEAIRVPDGIAHFLEHKLFEQKDGSVMDKFSALGSSPNAYTSFNQTVYLFSCTEKFDENFQLLLNYVQNPYITDESVEKEKGIIGQEIQMYQDDPEWRVFFNLLQAFYRENPVRIDIAGTIESISQINKEVLYKCYNTFYHPSNMVILVVGDVDHEKVFEQVEESIKIKQEKPEIKRIFPEEPDTVFKNYVEAKLAVATPIFQAGFRDNISEVKGIEALRREVAVKILLNMIMGRSSALYNELYNEGLINSTFDYDYTIEESYAYSMFGGESPDPEKVRDRIVQAIKDIQRNGLDRNSYDRIRKAMTGRFLKQLNSVERISHTFMSVYFKGVTIFDYFDVYDKITFEYVNSTFAEHFNLDNLALSVIKPA
- the lgt gene encoding prolipoprotein diacylglyceryl transferase: MIEFPKLGLRFEIDRVAFVIFEQEIYWYGILIAAAFMTAILLALRECSKFGIEQDTIIDLVLFIVPSAIVGARLYYVIFAWDEFKDNIWSVFNTRRGGLALYGGVIASLLVAYLFARWKKIKVWKLMDFGVVYIPIGQAIGRWGNFVNQEAFGTNTTLPWGMTGDEIREQLSYMKLDGMNVNPDLPVHPTFLYESLWNIGVFIFLHWYRNRKKADGEVIFLYLILYGLGRFWIEGLRTDSLMLGNIRISQLLSLIFVVVFSFLLYFRRKKASDINDDGAVAYSSEYGNILKKMKEEEEMEAARAEGAAQSSDGEGPAMMTESAAEGESSDTVQEDGGMEDNSEINDIEDQMTSINNSGSGDDKKTEV
- a CDS encoding aspartyl-phosphate phosphatase Spo0E family protein, yielding MIRKQRYRNFLQKIIMVVVQNMIKSEIEALKRELNCRINEGADFNDVYELSVKLDKLILQYYKERGINRQLI
- the rodA gene encoding rod shape-determining protein RodA; translation: MYFVEKTKGMNIFKQYDYLLFITVLLLSAMGLVILRSATLTMNGGDKMVIKQALFIVVGVVAAVIISIIDYKDLKVLGIPLYILSVALLVYTYFRGVGKETWGSNSWIDIGGFFSFQPSEIAKISVIIMASIFLERIKEGQDVGKNIAKLIFYFSVPVGLVVIQPDYGTTIVFMFIIFVMIFVCGFPYKYILGAIVALIPTSLFTWFFLLNDNRRERILVFLDPSRDPQGAGWQVRYAIRAVGSGQIFGKGLFKGVLNRRNMVPVKESDSIFAVVGEELGFVGSMILLILIFIILMRCIYIAKNSRDLFGSFLTIGIMGMLGFHFIQNIGMNIGLLPLTGIPLPFVSQGGSAMLTNFAAVGILLSVSMRRKKAIFNSSQ
- the mraZ gene encoding division/cell wall cluster transcriptional repressor MraZ, whose protein sequence is MFYGEYQHAVDPKGRVIIPSKFREGLGEKFIVTKGLDNCLFAYSTEEWSNLEAKLKALPFTDKDVRAFVRFFFAGACECELDKQGRILIPQNLREYAGLEKDVYIIGVSTRVEIWDKNKWESYSGDDNMSADKIAEKMAMLGI
- the rsmH gene encoding 16S rRNA (cytosine(1402)-N(4))-methyltransferase RsmH, producing the protein MEFNHKPVLLEECIENLNIKQDGIYIDGTLGGAGHSSEIYKRLGKDGVLIGIDQDSYAIEASRERLSSIGGQARIILENTNFKNIKEVCRKHNIEYVDGILFDLGVSSYQLDEGERGFSYQKDAPLDMRMDRRQALDAGTVVNEYDEDAIKRIIRDYGEERWAARIASFIVKARKEKRIETTGELVDIIKAAIPSSARREGPHPAKRTFQAIRIEVNNELGILRQAIDDAISLLRPEGRLCIITFHSLEDRIVKEEFQRKVKPCTCPPSFPVCVCGKVPEAELVFRKPILPSIRELEDNPRARSAKLRVIKKINNPKQ